A segment of the Deltaproteobacteria bacterium genome:
GGCCGCGCCGGCCGCGCCGGCCGCCCCGGCGGTCGAGGCCGCCCCGGCGGTCGAGCCGGCACCGGCGCCCGCGCAGGCCGCCGAGCCCGCCGCCGAGGAGGAGACCGAGGGGAAGAGCGACGCCGATCTCCTCACCGACTTCCTCCTTAAGAACCTGCGCTGATCGTCATGCCGCACCTGCTGCTCAAGCTCTGCACGGTCTTCTACGTGACCTCGGCCTTCGCCTACCTCGGGGTGCTCCTGGCCCCCAAACTGCGGCTGGACCGGCTGGGGATCTGGGCGCTCGGGGGCGGCATCACCCTGCACCTGGCGAGCATCATCGACCGCTGGATCGAGCTCGAACTCACGCCGGTGACCAACTTCCAGGAGGGCCTCTCGGCCTTCGGCCTGGCCCTCTCGGCGGTCTTCCTCTTCATGAACTGGCGCCTGCGGCGGCCGGTGATCGGCGCCTTCGTCACGCCCCTGATCGCGGTGATGATGATCACCGCGCTCCTGGTGCCCTCCGGCGGCGGCGCGATCCCCGAGAGCCTGCGCAGCATCTGGCTGCCCATCCACATCTCGATGGCCTTCCTCGGCGACGCGTCCCTGGCCATTGCCGCCTCGGCCGGCGTCCTCTACCTCCTCCTGGAGCGGAAGATGAAGCGGAAGGAGTTCGGCGGGATCTTCGGGCGGATGCCCTCCCTCGAGACCCTCGACTCCCTCTCCTACAACCTGGTGCGCTTCGGCTTCGTCCTCCTGACCCTGGCCATCCTCACCGGCACCATCTGGGCCGGGCAGCAGTGGAAGAGCTACTTCTCCTGGGAGCCGCGGCAGACCAGCGCGATGGTGGTCTGGGTGATCTTCGCCGCGCTCATCACCTCCCGCTGGATGGTGGGCTGGCAGGGCCGGCGCACCGCCGTCATCACCATCGTCGGCTTCGGTCTGATGCTGGGCTCCTTCCTGATCCTGCGCTTCCTGCAGATCGGCCGGCACTTCGGCAGCTACACCTAGACCCGTCGTATCCATGCAGCTCTTCGTCACCGGTCTCTCGCACAAGACGGCGCCCATCGAGGTGCGCGAGCGGCTCGCCTTCTCGGGAGACGCCCTGGCCCTCGGCCTGGGCGCCCTGCGCAAGCTGCCGGACGTGCGCGAGGCGGTGATGGTCTGCACCTGCAACCGCACCGAGATCTACGGGCTCTCCGGGTCCCCGGAGGAGGCCGCGGCGCAGGTCAGCGACTGGATGGGAGATCACTCGGCGGCGGACCTCTCGGCCCACCTCTACGGCCACACCGGCCGGGACGCGCTGGTGCACCTCTTCCGGGTCGCCTCCTCCCTCGACTCCATGGTCGTGGGCGAGCCGCAGATCCTCGGGCAGGTGAAGAAGTCCTTCTCCGAGGCCCAGCTCCACCGCGCGGCCGGCCCGCGCCTGGAGCGGATCTTCAGCCGGGCCTTCCAGTGCGCCAAGAAGGTGCGCAGCGAGACCGGCATCGGCGAGTCGGCGGTCTCCATGTCCTTCGTGGCGGTGGAGCTCGCCCGCAAGATCTTCCAGGACCTGGTGGGCCGGAAGGTGCTGCTGGTCGGCGCTGGCGAGATGTGCGAGCTGGCCGCCGCTCACATGATGCAGAACGGCGCCAGCGAGGTGGTGGTCGCCAACCGCTCCCACGAGAACGCCCTGGCCCTGGCCGAGCGCTTCGACGGCGAGGCCGCCTCGCTCTCGGAGGTCGAGCGCCTGCTGGGCGAGGTGGACATCGTCCTCTCCTCCACCGCGGCCCCGGGCTACCTCGTCACCAAGGAGCAGATGGCGCGGGCGGTGAAGGCCCGGCGCTACCGCCCGATCCTCGTCATCGACCTGGCCGTGCCCCGGGACATCGATCCCGGCGTCAACTCCCTCTC
Coding sequences within it:
- the hemA gene encoding glutamyl-tRNA reductase — encoded protein: MQLFVTGLSHKTAPIEVRERLAFSGDALALGLGALRKLPDVREAVMVCTCNRTEIYGLSGSPEEAAAQVSDWMGDHSAADLSAHLYGHTGRDALVHLFRVASSLDSMVVGEPQILGQVKKSFSEAQLHRAAGPRLERIFSRAFQCAKKVRSETGIGESAVSMSFVAVELARKIFQDLVGRKVLLVGAGEMCELAAAHMMQNGASEVVVANRSHENALALAERFDGEAASLSEVERLLGEVDIVLSSTAAPGYLVTKEQMARAVKARRYRPILVIDLAVPRDIDPGVNSLSNVYAYDVDDMQKVVEDNLRQRSDEANRGERMVRLEVAAFLEQERGRAVLPVVAAFRHTADRIAREQAEKTLAYLEREELSDEGRARIEALAHAVVKQVLHQPTVLLRSSASTDDGEQLAATLVKLFGLDVQKINDEITEEKARRREERLAALQAEAAEAKVTEKKPSRILPPSPPAGDERPAAQEEGIAKVLPLRPTGNDRGEE
- the ccsA gene encoding cytochrome c biogenesis protein CcsA, with product MPHLLLKLCTVFYVTSAFAYLGVLLAPKLRLDRLGIWALGGGITLHLASIIDRWIELELTPVTNFQEGLSAFGLALSAVFLFMNWRLRRPVIGAFVTPLIAVMMITALLVPSGGGAIPESLRSIWLPIHISMAFLGDASLAIAASAGVLYLLLERKMKRKEFGGIFGRMPSLETLDSLSYNLVRFGFVLLTLAILTGTIWAGQQWKSYFSWEPRQTSAMVVWVIFAALITSRWMVGWQGRRTAVITIVGFGLMLGSFLILRFLQIGRHFGSYT